CACGAGCCCTTTTATTTCAAATGAATGTTCTCAAACTTTTTTTTGGGGCTGATGTAGTTTCTATTGTATATTCTCATTAACTGCATGTTTTCTCATTAACCACATGTCATTCTCATGAtgagatcccttacaaaattgtTTTTCCCAATAAGTCATTATTTTCAATTAACGCTAGGATATTTGGTAGCACTTGTTTTGTTCGAGATGCTCGTATGCATATTACTAAATTAAATCCCAAGTCTTTAAGTGTATTTTCCTTGGTTATTCTCGTTTTCTGAAAGGTTATAGGTGTTATTATCCAATATTAACAAATATCTTGTCTCAATTGATGTCACTTTCATGAAAGATACATCTTATTTCCCATCCTCACATATTCCGACTCACCAAAGGGAGGATGATGATTTGTTTATGTATTCTATCACATGCTCCGCACCTATCCCGGAACCGGGCCGGTTAAGCCTCCTATTATTCAAGTCTACTCGAAAACGTCACAGCCTCTTGATTCATGTCCTGCACATATTACTACTACTTCATCATCAAATCCAGTCCCGAGCAATGGTCTTCCTATTGCATTATGCAAAGGTAAACGCCAGTGTACTTATCCTacttcttttgtttcttataaTGGCTTGTCATCTTCCTCTTGTTCTTTTATTGCTTCACTTGACTCTATCTCTATTTCTAAAATTATCCGTCAAGTTATATCTCATCCTAGTTGGAAAGATGAAATGATAGAGAAGATGAATGCTTTAGATGACAATAACACTTGGGACTTGGTCGATCTACCTTAAGGGAAACGAGCTATTGGATGCAAATGGATATTCCAAGTTAAAGTCAACCCAGATGGATTAGTTGCCAGATAAAAACatgtcttgttgctaaaggctatGCTCATACCTATGGTGTGGATTATTCTGACATTTTTTCTCCTATTGCAAAATTGACATATGTTCAATTGTTTATTTCAATGGCCGCTACTCATAATTGGCCTTTACATCAATTTGATATCAAGAATACTTTTCTTCATGGTAATCTTCAAGAGGTGTATATGGAGCAACCTTCTAGTTTTCTTGCTCAGGGAGTCAGGGTAAGTTTGTCATCTCCGAAAAGCTTTGTATGGTTTGAAACAGAGTCTTCGTGCTTGGTTTGGAAAATTTAGTCAAGCTATCGAAAATTTTGGTATGATGAAAAGCAAGTCTGACTATTCTATGTTCTACAAGCAGTCAATAGCGGGAATCATTCTATTAGTTGTGTATGTGGATGATAGTGTTATCACCGGAAGTGTTACTACGAGAATCTCATCTCTTAAATCTTGCATTCATACTCAATTTCATACGAAAGACTTAGGAGTGCTAAAGTATTTCTTAGGTGTTGAGGTTACAAGGAGTAAAAAAAGGTATATCTTTATCTCAGAGAAAATATGCCCTTGACTTACTAACTGAGACATGGAAATTGAGTACAAAGCCTTGCAGTGCTCCAATGACATGCACCTCATAGGAGATGGGGAACCATTGAACATCCTGAGAGATATCGAAGGTTGGTTAGGAAGTTGATTTGCCTTACCATAACTCGTCCAGATATTGCATATTCGATTAACGTTCAGCGTTAGAGCAAATTTTATGTTACTTGAATGGAACATCCAGACAAGGTATCGTATATAAAATTCATGGGCACGATCATATTCAATGTTTTTCGGAGGCAGATTGGGCAAGTTCCAAAATGGATAGAAAATCTATTTCAGGATTTGGAAGGAAATTTAGTCTCATGGAAAAGTAAGAAACAAAACATTGTGTCACGATCAAGTGCAGAGTCAAAATATAAGGCACAGTCTATGTGTGAGATAATATGGATATAACAACTCTTGAGAAGTAGGACTTAAACCAAGTTGCTCTTCATATTGCGTTGAACCCTGTGTTTCATGAGCGAACTAAGCatattaaagaaaattcaataaaacttGATTTCTATGTAAAGACTGAGGAACAAATCAGGGACATCTTCACAAAAGTTTTAAATGAGATTCAAGCCTATTATCTTTATAACAAGTTgggtataatatatatattagcTACCATATTATCTAGGTAATATATCGGTCAATTAGGCAAAttgtcaattagcctaattatacTTAATTATAGTTTCCAAATATTAAATTCCTAATTTGTATATAAATATGGTCCACTCTTCAATAAAGTATATGAATTCTTTTTATCTCAATTAACATTTAACATTTTGAACATTATATTTCAGAAGTGTGCATTATTCGGTCCATTAATTATGACAGGTTATAGCACAATGATCTAAAACCATGCAATCAAccccagaaaaaaaaaatagtgtagAAAAATCATGTTAGGAAGACAAACATTAGATTGAAACAACCACACAACATTTGGATCTCACCACAACAAAATTGCTATACTAGATACCAAGCAAACAACTGATTAAATGTTATGATAACTTACTTAAGCAATTAACATGAACAAGATAGTGTCATAGAATACCCGTGTCTTTGTCTTGATTGTTGCTCCTTATCCATTAGCTTGCCTCCATCAGGATCTTTAGGTTTGTCCAAGTCTCTATCACGGTCCCAATCCATATTATGATCCCTTTCCCAATCTCTATCACGGTCTCCTCGACGCTCATGATCCTCATCCTCTCGATCTCTCTCTTGATCCACAAGATGCTCTCTTGCTCGAATGAAGTCACGCCCACGCTCAAAATCTGACTCTCTTTCTCTATCCCTGTTATTATCTTGAGATCGCTCAGAATTTCTATCTAGATAATGATTTCTGTCATGTAAATGATCCCTTTCTCTTTCCCTTTCCCTACCCCTATCCCAATCATCATCTCCATCTCGATGGAAATTTTCTCGATGAAAATTTGGCCTTCCACCTCTTGTGTGAACTTCATTTACTCTTACAGGTCTTCCTCCAATTTTCTAGTTACATTTTAACAACAAACAGCAATTACTTCCAAGTGCATAGAAACAAACTACGGATATGTGGGGGGAAAATAAATTGATtaataatttgaaaagaaaaaggaCACATACCCTGCCATTCATGTCCATGATAGCATCAACAGCTGACCTAGGATTTCTAAATGTAACAAACCCATAACATTTTCCTCCAACTTGTCGATCATTGATTATCTGCAATTGTATAATCACATCGAATAAAATATCCATTAGATACATTCAAATAGTTCATTGATGCTTAAATATTGTCCTAAAGAGCTTCAGGGGAAAATTTATGATGAATTTGAAGACTTTAAACATACAAGAACTTTTATATATAATAACTCTCTCTGGTACTCATAGGTTGGATCTGGTATGAATTGCTATTTGACTTTATCAGTGTAGTTGTGGTAGTTTACAAGTCAAATGTGATATGAATAGGATTACTTTCCCATACTAACCAGATTTTAGTCAACTCATTATCAGTTTCAGGGAAACAACTCCTATAAATTAAGTAGGATCCAGAAAGAAAAACCGAGCTTGCAGCGAAGACCTAAAATTCAAAGCAAAGCGAACTCTGGAACCAAAGGTGGTGTAGACCTGTAGGTAAGGTCTTTTAACAACCACATCACTCTGACGGATAACAATATACagaaaatcctaagtaaatgatAGAATGTCATCATCAAATCCTTTGTGTTGTGTGGtaagagaaagggaggaaggaatAGGATCAAATCAACATGGCTGCCAAATTACCCACAAGACAGTGAAATCTGTGTCCTGCAACAAACATATAGCAGTAGATATGTACAAACTAGAGGATGAAACATTGCAAAGTAAAGGTCCCAAAATGCAAAGTGGAACTAAAAGGTTTCGATGCAGAAGATATGTACATGCTGCAAATTTTTCCATTGACATAGCAATGAGGTAGGTAATATCCATAGAAGATATGTAAATGTTGCTGGTAGATAGCTGTTAACACTTGCACTGTTAGAATTAAATGTCTGTGTTCACTGATGAGATCAGAGACAAAGACAGTTTCATTTATGATATACCTATGGTGGTTTTATAACTTAAGGACTGTATGCATATCTTCCAAACAACAATATTATCAACGAACTAGTTAAAAGACCCAAACTCATATTCTGATACCATTTGCATTATTGCAAACCATAAAGTATCACTAACTTTGCTAGAGATTGTGTATGTGTACTCAGGAATCAGAAAATTACATCCTTGAACAAATTCAATTTTTGGTTACATAAGCTTGCTGCAAGCAAAATAACATTAGGGATTACTATGTCCAGAAAAGAACCTGGAAACTGAAAAGCTTAGTTTTTGAACAAAATTTTCCTTAAAAAGACAGTCTAGAATCTTTAGTTAGTTCGCATTATCAAACATGGCACCAATTTCTGGGTCTACTAATCCGTAGTTACATCCCAGCAATAGATCCAGACGTGAAAATAAGATTGGTTCTTGAATCAATCTCGCATTAGCAACACAACCCTTCACCCTGATGAAACGGTATGGGCATCGCTTACTTCACACATCGAATAATTCCTCACTCGTATTTGCTACCACCAACTTCTCCATTCTTATTTTCAGCTCTACAGATGATTCTAGATGCAGATTTAGTAGATCTAACAGTTAATTCAAACCCTAAAAATCCGAGCCATCACCCATCGTCCAATCGAAATAACCaaagaataaaatttaaatagaaaaaaGGAGGCAAGAAGACAGACTTTGACGTCGACGATGGCGCCGTAAAGGTCGAAGGCACGACGAAGGTCCTCCTGAGTACATTCGTAAGGGAGGCCACCGACGTACACCGACTTCTCGTCATCCAAGGTCATGGCGCCGCCCCCAATTTCCTGCTTCGCGTCGTTTGGGGTCGCTTCTCGGGAGAGTGGCAACGACTCGACGTGAAAGGGCAATCCACTTCCAGTGTTTCAAGAGATGTTGGATTGGGCCGAATGCCTTAGTAGTCTTCGTGGGCTAGATGCTATATTCGGCCCAaactgttttttttattttttagatcaACTACAAATGAGCATATTTAAACGCTTcaaattgattattttattaaaatgtgatttaagaaggaatttttttttttcgatttacACAACAACATAGATAGTTTTGTATATTAccttaaaaaatatatctattttgAAATTGGCCAAATTAcgtattcattttttttcttataatacTCCTCTTTCTTTTACTattcatttgaaaaaaaactgaaaatcatttcattttattttatttttttaaaagaaatataatCTCCTCTTTTATCTCCGTTAAAGAGTTCGCTTACGGAACGGGTTAATCACTTGATCTCTCGGTTGTTAAGCTTCATCTATGAGTCTACAATTGAGAGCATCATCTTTCTCATCCTCGTAGTTCATCTTATCATTGAGATGGACCGTAAACAGTAGTTGAACAAGTTAGAGATACAATAATCAACCTTTCTCATCGTCCCACCATCCTAATGTCCCTCTACACCACCGTTGTACCATCCAAGTGAGAAAAAGAATGAGATGGTTATAGTCTAATCTAATATAGGTGGTAATAGTAATTCCTATTTAAGGTAATGCATTAAGTTTAATGAGTTGAAAATACTTTTGTATTCTTGTCCAATTGAATCTTGAATTTCTTTATAGATaacttttattatttattttataattctcTTAAGGTTGACTAAAAATTATAGATGATCTCCTAACTAATTTGTTCCAAGACTATAGTTTTAAGTTAGCCTAACATTTTTCATATAACGATTGGTTTGCTAAACTTTTTGTTATTACTTTGATCAGGAATTTAGTGTCAGAACTTTAGCTTTCTAACTAATTACTTGGACAGTCTAATTTTCTTAACATATGCAAAAACATCATTAACAATATATTGATTATTCAGctctaatttttttattcttatattttattACTGCTATTCAAATGTTCTATCTTTTGAAAACAATATGGAAAATGATGACATAGTCGTGGAATAAATTAGGTTATAAAACGTCATAATCTTATTCTAGATTTGAATAATAATACTAAGAGATTATTTATTCTTATAATTATAATATCATTATTTTTGCTATATTCCTTTTTCTTCTAAATTAACAAGAATCTATTTAATTGTTATTTACAAAATATTTATCTCTTCTTGTAAAAGACTAAGgataataaaatgatatgaagcAAAAGTTAAACCAAGGAGGGCCACTTGAGCTATCTTATTACTGTAAATTATCTAGAATACTTGAAAAtactaaaacttaattttttttgttagatGATATGGAGAATTTTTCTCTTCCTAGTTAATAAAATCGCAAGCATAACTGATTTATTATAGATCTTGAAGAGAaatattcataatattttattatcattgttGTTAACATACTTATTATTGATGAATatagttaattattatttttttttctaaattattgtACTCTTCTTGTGTGTTGTTGTAATGTGTGTTGTTGTtataaaactcattaaaactattgttgttattttatggTATAATGGTTGTAAATTGATGCTAGtatgataattattttttattagattattattattgttgaaaTATTATAGTTACTAATTTGTTTGTTGTAAGTATTATTTGGTATATTATAAAATGATCttgtatttgtaaaaaaaaaaaagttgctcATAATATGGTGTATTGCATCTATGGTTAAAGATATGGTGATAATCGAGGAGAACTATATTAGTACATAGATCTTAGTTTCATAACATTTTGAGTTCTTTAAGTCCATTAGTCACTTTGGGACGATATCGGCTGATGAACTtagtgttggggatcggacggtcggcttgaaggggggttggatagacgacacccccaaatactcgcttctttctacaacattagtgcgcaagcggaaatgcaaacaaagcaaatagaaagctaaatactaaaggaaagaatacaAACCAaactacacgatcatttacgtggttcggagataaagctcctacttcacgccgtgtccgtaaggtggacgatccctatccgtcgatggattactccccggaagacctccggctagctcacgtagctccttgtgggtggagaaacctcaccacaactctcacaagaacttctTACAAGCTAGgacacaggtagactactaataggggttaaccacctctatttcgtcaacctcaatcAAGCTCCCAATGCTTGGTcatataggtcacgggttggaaaaccccgcctaccagtcgactgctaaaacatgcagtcgactgccctctatggaaattcgaccgttacatcccaacgactcgattccacactaaccgagcgaacagagacattctgttcgctaccagtcgactgcaccagtcgactgccccagtcacctacactagtcgactgctaaaatatgcagtcgactgctaaaacatgcagtcgactgctacagtactgctacagtagcgctatagtactgctacattaacactacagtactgctacagtaaaaccctaaaactaggattttactccgagtacaatctctcatgcactcgtaccctcacccttatgactcatttgacgcttcatttgcagctttaaactcttgccttcaagtctacttcctttggctctcgtccctcggatgcatttaagcccgcggctcgtccccaatgctatcctttgtgtatgcctcgaagtcgcttccctcggcccttgtcctcgctgccttgtccacggtccctcagatgctccatccttcaccggacccgaagccatcaacctgagtcacatgtgtatcctgcaaacttgcacaactcaaatacacatatcaaatacaagggtgaacctaacttaaactctttacccaaacaccaaaacacatggtcgcacggaccattgggattgctccaacaatctccccatttttggtgtttgacaatacgtttaagttagggaaaacaaatagcaaataaacatgctaatacaatggacttatgatgccaaggctacacacttagacttacgatgccaagactacacacttggacttacgatgccaaggctacacacttggacttacaacgccgaatagacttacgatgccaaggctacacacttggacttacaatgccgaatggacttacatgcattgggacctatcccaaggctccccctacacctacgctccccaatgagctaggatttttacaacgggctttttaaaaatctatcccaaggctccccctatacaaaggtactttcaggttttcccaactaaatcttacttctccccctttgcctaacatccaaaaagttctccaacaatatcccaattattgaaaacttgtcatccaaatgaccctaaactcatgtatgtatccctcatggatctcatacatctatctgagctgacccggtcaaaatctagtgctgaaaacactttcagactagtatcaatcgactgcaagaagtaccagtcgactgcccctatgaaaacgagcttacagagacattctgtgctcatgaacagtgttaccagtcgactggtaattgtaccagtcgactggtacagtattcatgaaaaaatcaaccttttctagtcaacttcagaaatgcgccagaaattccacagacctccaaaaatctccaaattttatggagaggtctattatatcaatatgtacttgggaaaaatatatatataaatatatctatcaccaatcccaagattgacataaaacacaaaactagctaaaaagttcaattgaaccttgacctaaagtcctagttttgacttcctcttgatgtatttgcccatactaacccacaatgcatccctagcattggtttatatggcatctatacatccaaaatcaattatcatgctatatgaccctaatgtcatattttcaagcatgaaacacaacccatgtgtgccaattccctaggtttgagactcaagtccgtctccaaaccacttggcacattccatgacctaacctagactcccaagtaaaactcacttgagatccattggtcatgggtcccaaattAACTTTTTGAGCtgcccctagagctcttagccttagtcacctccctaggtgactcatccacaatggctaggccattccagtgcacctccggtgacacttggcctaaaaatctaactttcttaaccttggacactttgtccttggttaatttctccttaccattaaatggttttcccttgccatttattggcttctccttgctatagtcatatgcaaccctagcataagactttcccttagctttagaggactctcccttgccatgatcatttacCACCCTAGCACATaatctctcattagccttggaggaactagatcggtatcccaagcccgatctatcatgattgggtctttggctacccaacaccatatttaattccttagatccaacattgaatctcttaaggaattgttctaacttatcaagttttccccttaaggcttgattctccttctctaggttcctaaccctagagttaatttgtccaaattggacattcctagacctaccctttctaggcatatgtctccccttcttgggattaatgccttgggtctccttaggtctaccatttctagattttccATGAATGgatctcctagggttttgatctacaattaccctactcctatcatgatatttgaaaccaaaattttgcatgggcatataatgattaacattatttttcctaacatgcatgggaacataagaatttgaatttgaattacacttcaaattagggtatacctcccttacccttgaagctcccccttgacttgagctcctcttcttcttctcccacttctttagatgctccaacttcttgagctctcccttccttgagcatcttgtgtggtag
This genomic stretch from Zingiber officinale cultivar Zhangliang chromosome 7A, Zo_v1.1, whole genome shotgun sequence harbors:
- the LOC122001304 gene encoding glycine-rich RNA-binding protein RZ1B-like encodes the protein MTLDDEKSVYVGGLPYECTQEDLRRAFDLYGAIVDVKIINDRQVGGKCYGFVTFRNPRSAVDAIMDMNGRKIGGRPVRVNEVHTRGGRPNFHRENFHRDGDDDWDRGRERERERDHLHDRNHYLDRNSERSQDNNRDRERESDFERGRDFIRAREHLVDQERDREDEDHERRGDRDRDWERDHNMDWDRDRDLDKPKDPDGGKLMDKEQQSRQRHGSGTTDHQSRDISSHSSDDYRNQVSQEVKEQLELSVQRREELENEITIIGDKVEEKKLVISDLQKKSQKLEDAVAAAKKLTSQRQSMLIKLQSCYLRSQDFADRLKSSEQELQSLVDAAISEIDVGEDANARDGSVYANGKV